In the Halorubrum ruber genome, CATCGAGAGCCGCGCCGACCTCCGGGAGGCGGACAAGGCGGTCGTGCTGGGCGCGCTCCGCGGCCGCGAGCTCACCGCCGAGCGCATCTTGGAGAACGCCGGCCGCGAGGACCCCTCGCTGGACGGCGTCGACCCCGACCGATCGGCCTCCGCGGCGGCGACCGCGGGCGCGGACGCCGACGGCGACGGCGACGGACAGGCGAGTCTGGGTGATTTCGGATGACTGGCCCCGCTGTCGACGCCGACGAGGAACCGGCGCCCGACCCCGACGGTGAGCCGGCGCCCGAGCCCGCGGTCCGCCTCGTCCGCGGTACCTTCGCCATCGACGACCTCGACGCGTTCCTCGCCGACCTCGACGGGATCGCCGCGGAGACCGGCGCGGTCGTCCAGGCGTTCGACGTCGACCTCGTCGTCTCCCCGACGCAGCTCCGCGAGGCAGCGCGGCTCGCCGCGCGAGCGATCGCCCGCGGCGAGGCGGTCGCGCGCGACCCCGCGGTCGAGGTCCTGCTGTACGCGGCCGGCCGCAGACAGATCGACCGCGCGCTCGAAGTCGGGGTCTCCGAGGGTGAGCGTCCCGCCGTCGTCCTCGTCGCGGACTTCGGCGGCGTGGCCGGCGCCGACCGGTCGACCGCGGACCTCGACGCGGCGGTCGAGGCGGTTCGGGGGCTCGCGATCGACACCGTCGACGACCCGGACGCAGGGGGCTTCCCGACCGAGTTCGACGCGGACCGCGTCCGCGAGTACTACGGCGTCACCGACCGCGAGCTGGCGGCGACGACCGGCGACCTCACCGACGTCGTCCGCGAGCGCGTCGCGCTGCTGGACGTCGAGAAGTGACGGAGATACTCCCGCCCGCCGCCACCCCTTCGTTTCGACTGGAAACCGCGGGACGGGGGCGCCGCTCGGTTCCAAGCGAAGCGGAAGCGAGAGAAGTAGTCCATCCTGGATTCGAACCAGGGTCGTTGCCCCCAGAAGGCAACAGGATTGGCCACTACCCCAATGGACTGCGCACTTTCCGATAGCCAGTACGTCTTTGTAAGCGTTGCGCGTCGCGGCCGCCGTGCGATCGGTTGACGGGACCGTCGCACGCTCCGGTCGCGACGCGGCGGTCGCATCGCCTTCGGATCGCGTTCGTGCGCATATCGACGCGCTTTACACGACCCAATCCGCACGAAGCTGTATGTACGTCGGACGATTCGTCGTCGTCGCGCCCGGGATCGGCGGCTACCGCGTCTCCTCGCGCTCGTTCCCGAACCGCCGGATCCGCGACCGCGACGGGACCCTCACCGTCGGCCCGACGCCGGACGCGCCCGAGACCGACAACCCGTACGTCTCCTACAACTGCGCTCGGGCGGTCGAGACGCCGACCGAGGAGCCCCTCGCCGCCCTCGGCAACGGCTCGCACGTCGACCCGATCGCGGAGAAGTTAGAGCGCGGCTACCCCGCCCGCGACGCGCTCGCGTCGGCGCTGCTCGCGCTCGACTTCGAGAAGGACGACTACGACACCCCCCGAGTCGCCGGCGTCGTCGGCGCGGAGGAGGCGACGATCGGCGTCGTCCGCCGCGACGCGCTGCTCGTCGAGGCCGTCGACGAGCCGACCGTCGTCGCGACCTACGAGACGGATGCCCCCGAGCCGTACGATCTGACGGCCACAGGGGCCGACGCCGTCGCGACCGAACTGCTCGGCGCCGACCTCGAACACCCGGTCTGCGCCGCGGGCGCGACGGTCGACGGCGACGGCGTCTCCCTGGCGTTCGACAACGGCGAGGACTGACCGCGCGCCGTCGCGGGCGCGGGCCGCCCCCGCCGCGGCGACTGACCGCCTTTCCGGCTCCCGACGCCTTTTGCCTCCCCCGTCCGACTGACGCGCATGGAGCGCGTCACCGCCGCCGACTACCACGACCTCGCGGTCCCGTCCGACCCCCGAATCTCGCCGGACGGCGACCGCGTCGCCTTCGTGCGCCGACAGCCGACCGACGACGAGAGCTACGAGACGACGGTGTACCTCGTCGACGTCGCGGGCGAGGATGATCCGCGCCGGCTCACCCTCTCGGAGGGCGCCGACGCCGAACCGCGCTGGAGCCCCTCCGGCGATCGGATCGCCTTCACCTCCACCCGGGGCGCGGCCGACGACCGCCAGCAGCTGTGGGTCCTCCCGCTCGACGGTGGCGAAGCCCGCCGCGTCACCGACGTCGTCGGCGGCGTCTCCTCGATCACGTGGTCGCCCGACGGCGAGCGGATCGCGTTCGTCCAGTCGGTGACCGCGGACGACCGCGAGGCCGACCGCGACCTCGCGGTGCCCGACGAGTACGAGCCCGAGGAACACCCCGACCCGCGCGTCATCGACCGGACCGTCTACCGCGCCGCCGAGCGCTACTTCGACGGCCGCCGCCCCGGCGTGTACGTCGTCGACGCGGACGCGACGGTCGGGGGCGTCACCGACCCCGACCCGGCCGAGTCCGGGGCGGTCACGCGCGTCACCGACCGCGACGCCGACTTCGCCGCGCCTTCGTGGGGCGACGCCGACACGCTGTACTACACCGAGGCGGTCGGCGACGACCCCGACGACTCCGTCGAGATCGCGATACACGCCCACGATCTAGCGGCCGACGAGGCCGAGCGCGTCCACACCACGACCGGGTGGGGCGCCGACCTCGCGGCGACCGCCGACGGCCGCGTCGCGTTCACGCACGCGGAGCCGGAGCAGGTGTCGATGCAGCCGACGGACCTCCGCGTCCTCGACGCGGAATCGGGCGCGGTCACCGACCTCACCGGCGGCATCGACCGCGGGCTCGGCCGCGACACGACGCCCCAGTGGGGGCCGGACGGGGAGACGATCTACTTCGCGACGCCCGACGAGGGGAAGACGGCGCTGTGGCACGTCCCCGCCGACGGGAGCGCCGGCCCCGAGCGCCTGCTCCGACCGGGCACCGTCTCGGGCGCGACCGTCGGCGGCGACGCCGACGCGGGGCCCGAGTCGGTCACCGTCGCGTTCGCCGCCAGCGAGTGGGACCACCCGGGCGACGCGTTCGCGTACGACGCCGCGGCCGACGAGCGGACCCGCCTGACCGAGCTGAACGCCGACTACCTCGCCGAGCGGGCGGTCGGCGAGCCGGAGGAGCTCCTCTTCGAGTCCGACGGGGTCGAGATCCAGGGTGGCTGCTGACGCCCCCGGAACCAGCCACTGATACCGACGAGCCGTACCCGCTCGCGGTCGAGATCCACGGCGGCCCGCACGCGATGTGGTCGACCGCGGGGACGATGTGGCACGAGTTCCAGACGCTTGCGGCCCGCGGCTACGCCGTCTTCTGGTCGAACCCCCGCGGCTCGACCGGCTACGGCGAGGCGTTCATGCAGGCGATCGAGCGCGACTGGGGCGCGGTCACCCTCGACGACGTGATGGCGGGCGTCAAGACGGTCGCCGACCGGCCCGAGGTCGACGCCTCGAACGCCTTCGTCACCGGCGGCTCCTTCGGCGGGTTCATGGCCTCGTGGGCGGTCGGACAGACCGACTACTTCCGCGCGGCCGTCGCCCAGCGCGGTGTCTACGACCTCACCGGCTTCTACGGCTCGACCGACGCGGCGTACAAGCTCGTCGAGGGCGACTTCGACGCGGTCCCCTCCGAGGAGCCCGCGTGGCTCTGGGAGCAGTCGCCGACCGGCCACGCCGACGCGGTCGACACGCCGACCCTCCTGATCCACTCCGAGGACGACACGCGGACGCCGATCTGTACGGCGGAGCTGTACCACCGGATCCTCCGAAAAAACGGCGTCGACACGCGGTTCGTCAGGTACCCCCGCGAGGGACACGAGCTCTCGCGGTCCGGCGAGCCCGCGCATATCGTCGACCGCATCG is a window encoding:
- the cgi121 gene encoding KEOPS complex subunit Cgi121, whose amino-acid sequence is MTGPAVDADEEPAPDPDGEPAPEPAVRLVRGTFAIDDLDAFLADLDGIAAETGAVVQAFDVDLVVSPTQLREAARLAARAIARGEAVARDPAVEVLLYAAGRRQIDRALEVGVSEGERPAVVLVADFGGVAGADRSTADLDAAVEAVRGLAIDTVDDPDAGGFPTEFDADRVREYYGVTDRELAATTGDLTDVVRERVALLDVEK
- a CDS encoding IMP cyclohydrolase: MYVGRFVVVAPGIGGYRVSSRSFPNRRIRDRDGTLTVGPTPDAPETDNPYVSYNCARAVETPTEEPLAALGNGSHVDPIAEKLERGYPARDALASALLALDFEKDDYDTPRVAGVVGAEEATIGVVRRDALLVEAVDEPTVVATYETDAPEPYDLTATGADAVATELLGADLEHPVCAAGATVDGDGVSLAFDNGED